In Epinephelus lanceolatus isolate andai-2023 chromosome 13, ASM4190304v1, whole genome shotgun sequence, the following are encoded in one genomic region:
- the LOC117270949 gene encoding hydroperoxide isomerase ALOXE3-like, with protein MAEYKLEVTTGDMQYAGTWDHIYVTLIGAEGQSERTELDNYGFDFSTGTTGTYTMKTSSSLGKLLLIKVEKDPFLILPEDEWYFSKIVVTTPEGEAILFPCYRWISRGELVELRGGKAMKGCEEDHPLLIDHRKKELTLKKSLYQWKIMADGLPQIIHFDDPTEIPPDFRYSKSKISEQNYSKMIIGLELKLKGMVGSNEKWENFEDMKKIFCCKKTPMSEYVTEHWKEDDFYGSQFLNGVNPNVIKHCSELPPNFPVTEEMVKPFLAKGTSLQKEMEKGNIFLYDQKRMNGITPRTYNGEPLHVTAGLCLLYMNPENKLMPIAIQLHQQPSEQNPIFLPSDPETDWLLAKMFIKNADFMDHQAVHHFMNTHFLAEVYTVAALRSFSVIHPLYKLLVPHFRYTLYVNTRGRKALFGPDGVLSMSSLGYDGLRELMRRAHSETTYSSLCLPENITARGLESIPNYYYRDDGLKLWNIINSFVKAVMEYFYPSDSEVLKDTELQDWINEIFTHGFLGNKASGFPAGFQTVQEVIKFITMVIFTVTVQHAAVHNGEFDYQSWTPNGSLLLDKAPPTTKGQSSMETILETLQDVGETVKFAALTWLLSDKYTDVVTLGSYPEERFNEPAPKQMMKKFQAELSSLSEAITTRNSQLEVPYTYLNPTQIENSVTV; from the exons ATGGCTGAGTACAAGCTAGAGGTGACAACGGGTGACATGCAATATGCAGGAACATGGGACCACATATATGTCACCTTAATTGGAGCTGAAGGGCAGAGTGAGAGAACTGAGTTGGACAACTATGGCTTTGACTTTTCAACTGGAACA ACAGGGACCTACACCATGAAAACCAGTTCATCTCTGGGGAAACTTCTGCTGATCAAAGTGGAGAAAGACCCTTTTTTGATTCTCCCAGAAGATGAGTGGTACTTCTCCAAAATAGTGGTGACGACtccagagggagaagccattcTTTTCCCCTGTTACAGATGGATCTCCAGGGGAGAACTGGTGGAGCTGAGAGGAGGGAAAG CCATGAAGGGTTGTGAGGAGGACCACCCCCTGTTGATTGACCACCGGAAAAAAGAGCTAACACTTAAAAAGAGCTTGTACCA ATGGAAGATTATGGCTGACGGACTACCCCAAATCATCCATTTTGATGATCCAACTGAGATCCCACCTGACTTTCGTTACTCTAAGTCCAAGATATCTGAACAAAATTATTCAAAAATGATAAT CGGTCTTGAACTGAAGTTGAAGGGGATGGTTGGATCTAATGAAAAATGGGAAAACTTtgaagacatgaaaaaaatcttctgctgcaaaaagacgCCAATGTCAG AGTATGTTACAGAGCACTGGAAGGAAGACGACTTTTATGGATCCCAGTTTCTGAACGGAGTCAACCCCAATGTGATCAAGCACTGCTCAGAGCTTCCCCCAAACTTTCCAGTCACAGAGGAGATGGTGAAGCCGTTCCTGGCAAAGGGAACCTCTCTGCAGAAGGAAATGGAG AAAGGCAACATATTCCTCTATGACCAGAAGAGGATGAATGGAATAACCCCCAGAACCTATAATGGTGAACCTCTGCATGTGACTGCTGGTCTCTGTTTACTCTACATGAACccagaaaacaaactgatgcCAATAGCAATACAG CTGCACCAACAACCCTCTGAGCAGAACCCCATCTTTCTGCCCAGTGACCCAGAGACTGACTGGCTGCTGGCCAAGATGTTCATCAAAAATGCAGATTTCATGGATCATCAAGCCGTTCATCACTTCATGAACACTCACTTTCTGGCTGAGGTCTATACTGTTGCCGCTCTCCGCAGCTTCTCTGTGATTCACCCCCTCTATAAG CTGCTGGTTCCACACTTCCGATACACCCTCTACGTAAATACTAGAGGCCGCAAAGCTCTTTTTGGACCTGATGGGGTTTTGAGTATG AGTTCACTTGGCTATGACGGACTGCGGGAGCTCATGAGAAGGGCTCACTCTGAAACAACCTACAGCTCCCTCTGCCTGCCAGAGAACATCACTGCACGAGGACTGGAGTCCATACCCAACTACTACTACAGAGATGATGGTCTGAAGCTGTGGAACATCATCAACAG CTTTGTGAAGGCAGTGATGGAGTACTTCTATCCCTCAGACAGTGAGGTGCTTAAAGACACTGAGCTCCAGGATTGGATCAATGAGATATTTACACATGGCTTCTTAGGAAACAAAGCTTCAG GGTTTCCAGCAGGCTTTCAGACTGTCCAGGAAGTGATCAAGTTCATCACCATGGTGATCTTCACAGTGACGGTTCAACATGCTGCAGTACACAATGGGGAG TTTGATTACCAGTCCTGGACTCCTAATGGCTCGCTGCTGCTGGACAAAGCTCCTCCGACCACTAAGGGGCAGTCAAGCATGGAGACAATTTTGGAGACCCTCCAAGATGTTGGCGAGACAGTGAAATTTGCAGCATTGACTTGGTTGCTTTCAGACAAGTACACAGATGTT GTTACCTTGGGTTCATACCCTGAAGAACGATTCAATGAGCCTGCCCCTAAGCAGATGATGAAGAAATTTCAAGCAGAGCTGTCCTCCCTCAGTGAAGCAATTACAACAAGAAACTCACAGCTTGAAGTACCCTACACATATCTGAACCCTACTCAGATAGAAAACAGTGTAACTGTTTGA
- the LOC117270947 gene encoding hydroperoxide isomerase ALOXE3-like isoform X1, with the protein MAEYKLEVTTGDMQYAGTWDNIYVTLIGAEGQSERTKLDNFGTDFSTGTTGIYTVKTSSSLGKLLLVKMEKDPFLILPEDEWYFSKVVVTTPEGEAILFPCYRWISRGELVELRGGKAMKGCEEDHPLLIDHRKKELIHKKSLYQWKILDERLPHVIHFDDPSELPANEIGYSKSKSTELYNTKLMIGLELKLKGMVGSNEKWKNFEDMKKILWRKKTTMSEYVAEHWNEDDFYGSQFLNGVNPNVIKRCSELPPNFPVTEEMVKPFLAEGTSLQKEMEKGNIFLYDQKKMDGIPPRAKNGEPLHVTPGLCLLYLNQEDKLMPIAIQLQQQPSEQNPIFLPSDPETDWLLAKMFIKNADVMDQVAVQHLMNTHFLAEVFTVATLRSFSVIHPLYKLLFPHFRFTLSAGISSRKTVLSPEGILNISSLGYDGLQELMRRAHSETTYSSLCLPENITARGLESIPNFYYRDDGLKLWNIINSFVKAVVEYYYPSDSEVLKDTELQEWISEIFTHGFLGNKASGFPAECQTVAEVIKFITMVIFTVTAQHAAVNNGQFDYHSWVPNGVLLLSKPPPTTKGQSSMKTILETLPDVGHTVKSVALAWALTRAYTDVVTLGSYPEERFNEPAPKQMIEKFQAELSHLSEAITSRNSQLEVPYTYLNPAQIENSVTI; encoded by the exons ACAGGCATCTACACCGTAAAAACCAGTTCATCTCTGGGGAAACTTCTGCTGGTCAAGATGGAGAAAGACCCTTTTTTGATTCTCCCAGAAGATGAGTGGTACTTCTCCAAAGTAGTGGTGACGACtccagaaggagaagccattcTTTTCCCCTGTTACAGATGGATCTCCAGAGGAGAACTGGTGGAGCTGAGGGGAGGGAAAG CCATGAAGGGTTGTGAGGAGGACCATCCCCTGTTGATTGACCACCGGAAAAAAGAGCTGATACATAAAAAGAGCTTGTACCA atGGAAGATTTTGGATGAAAGACTACCCCACGTGATCCATTTTGATGATCCGTCTGAGCTCCCAGCAAATGAAATCGGCTACTCTAAATCCAAATCAACTGAACTATATAATACGAAATTAATGAT CGGTCTTGAACTGAAGTTGAAGGGGATGGTTGGATCTaatgaaaaatggaaaaactttgaagacatgaaaaaaatccTCTGGCGCAAAAAGACGACAATGTcag AGTACGTTGCAGAGCACTGGAATGAAGACGACTTTTATGGATCCCAGTTTCTGAACGGAGTCAACCCCAATGTGATCAAGCGCTGCTCAGAGCTTCCCCCAAACTTTCCAGTCACAGAGGAGATGGTGAAGCCATTCCTGGCAGAGGGAACCTCTCTGCAGAAGGAAATGGAG AAAGGCAACATATTCCTCTATGACCAGAAGAAGATGGATGGAATACCCCCGAGAGCCAAGAATGGTGAACCTCTGCATGTGACACCTGGTCTCTGTTTGTTGTACTTAAACCAAGAAGACAAACTGATGCCAATAGCAATACAG TTACAACAGCAACCCTCTGAGCAGAACCCCATCTTTCTGCCCAGTGACCCAGAGACTGACTGGCTGCTGGCCAAGATGTTCATCAAAAATGCAGATGTGATGGATCAAGTAGCAGTCCAGCACCTCATGAACACTCACTTTCTGGCAGAGGTCTTTACTGTTGCCACTCTCCGCAGTTTTTCTGTGATTCATCCCCTCTACAAG CTGCTGTTCCCACACTTCCGGTTCACTCTGTCCGCAGGCATTTCAAGTCGCAAAACTGTTTTGTCACCAGAGGGGATTTTAAATATT AGTTCACTTGGCTATGACGGACTGCAGGAGCTCATGAGAAGGGCTCACTCTGAAACAACCTACAGCTCCCTCTGTCTGCCAGAGAACATCACTGCACGAGGACTGGAGTCCATACCCAACTTCTACTACAGAGATGATGGCCTGAAGCTGTGGAACATCATCAACAG CTTTGTGAAGGCAGTAGTGGAGTACTATTATCCCTCAGACAGTGAGGTGCTGAAAGACACTGAGCTGCAGGAATGGATCAGTGAGATATTCACACATGGCTTCTTAGGAAACAAAGCTTCAG GGTTTCCAGCAGAGTGTCAGACTGTCGCCGAAGTGATCAAGTTCATCACCATGGTGATCTTCACAGTGACAGCTCAACATGCTGCAGTAAACAATGGGCAG TTTGACTACCACTCCTGGGTGCCCAACGGCGTACTACTGCTGAGCAAACCTCCTCCAACCACTAAGGGGCAGTCAAGCATGAAGACAATTTTGGAGACCCTCCCAGATGTTGGTCACACAGTGAAATCTGTAGCACTGGCTTGGGCCCTTACAAGGGCGTATACTGATGTG GTTACCTTAGGTTCATACCCGGAGGAACGATTCAATGAGCCTGCCCCTAAGCAGATGATTGAGAAATTTCAAGCAGAGTTGTCCCACCTCAGTGAAGCAATTACATCAAGAAACTCCCAGCTTGAAGTACCCTACACGTATCTGAACCCTGCTCAGATAGAGAACAGTGTAACTATTTAA
- the LOC117270947 gene encoding hydroperoxide isomerase ALOXE3-like isoform X2 yields MEKDPFLILPEDEWYFSKVVVTTPEGEAILFPCYRWISRGELVELRGGKAMKGCEEDHPLLIDHRKKELIHKKSLYQWKILDERLPHVIHFDDPSELPANEIGYSKSKSTELYNTKLMIGLELKLKGMVGSNEKWKNFEDMKKILWRKKTTMSEYVAEHWNEDDFYGSQFLNGVNPNVIKRCSELPPNFPVTEEMVKPFLAEGTSLQKEMEKGNIFLYDQKKMDGIPPRAKNGEPLHVTPGLCLLYLNQEDKLMPIAIQLQQQPSEQNPIFLPSDPETDWLLAKMFIKNADVMDQVAVQHLMNTHFLAEVFTVATLRSFSVIHPLYKLLFPHFRFTLSAGISSRKTVLSPEGILNISSLGYDGLQELMRRAHSETTYSSLCLPENITARGLESIPNFYYRDDGLKLWNIINSFVKAVVEYYYPSDSEVLKDTELQEWISEIFTHGFLGNKASGFPAECQTVAEVIKFITMVIFTVTAQHAAVNNGQFDYHSWVPNGVLLLSKPPPTTKGQSSMKTILETLPDVGHTVKSVALAWALTRAYTDVVTLGSYPEERFNEPAPKQMIEKFQAELSHLSEAITSRNSQLEVPYTYLNPAQIENSVTI; encoded by the exons ATGGAGAAAGACCCTTTTTTGATTCTCCCAGAAGATGAGTGGTACTTCTCCAAAGTAGTGGTGACGACtccagaaggagaagccattcTTTTCCCCTGTTACAGATGGATCTCCAGAGGAGAACTGGTGGAGCTGAGGGGAGGGAAAG CCATGAAGGGTTGTGAGGAGGACCATCCCCTGTTGATTGACCACCGGAAAAAAGAGCTGATACATAAAAAGAGCTTGTACCA atGGAAGATTTTGGATGAAAGACTACCCCACGTGATCCATTTTGATGATCCGTCTGAGCTCCCAGCAAATGAAATCGGCTACTCTAAATCCAAATCAACTGAACTATATAATACGAAATTAATGAT CGGTCTTGAACTGAAGTTGAAGGGGATGGTTGGATCTaatgaaaaatggaaaaactttgaagacatgaaaaaaatccTCTGGCGCAAAAAGACGACAATGTcag AGTACGTTGCAGAGCACTGGAATGAAGACGACTTTTATGGATCCCAGTTTCTGAACGGAGTCAACCCCAATGTGATCAAGCGCTGCTCAGAGCTTCCCCCAAACTTTCCAGTCACAGAGGAGATGGTGAAGCCATTCCTGGCAGAGGGAACCTCTCTGCAGAAGGAAATGGAG AAAGGCAACATATTCCTCTATGACCAGAAGAAGATGGATGGAATACCCCCGAGAGCCAAGAATGGTGAACCTCTGCATGTGACACCTGGTCTCTGTTTGTTGTACTTAAACCAAGAAGACAAACTGATGCCAATAGCAATACAG TTACAACAGCAACCCTCTGAGCAGAACCCCATCTTTCTGCCCAGTGACCCAGAGACTGACTGGCTGCTGGCCAAGATGTTCATCAAAAATGCAGATGTGATGGATCAAGTAGCAGTCCAGCACCTCATGAACACTCACTTTCTGGCAGAGGTCTTTACTGTTGCCACTCTCCGCAGTTTTTCTGTGATTCATCCCCTCTACAAG CTGCTGTTCCCACACTTCCGGTTCACTCTGTCCGCAGGCATTTCAAGTCGCAAAACTGTTTTGTCACCAGAGGGGATTTTAAATATT AGTTCACTTGGCTATGACGGACTGCAGGAGCTCATGAGAAGGGCTCACTCTGAAACAACCTACAGCTCCCTCTGTCTGCCAGAGAACATCACTGCACGAGGACTGGAGTCCATACCCAACTTCTACTACAGAGATGATGGCCTGAAGCTGTGGAACATCATCAACAG CTTTGTGAAGGCAGTAGTGGAGTACTATTATCCCTCAGACAGTGAGGTGCTGAAAGACACTGAGCTGCAGGAATGGATCAGTGAGATATTCACACATGGCTTCTTAGGAAACAAAGCTTCAG GGTTTCCAGCAGAGTGTCAGACTGTCGCCGAAGTGATCAAGTTCATCACCATGGTGATCTTCACAGTGACAGCTCAACATGCTGCAGTAAACAATGGGCAG TTTGACTACCACTCCTGGGTGCCCAACGGCGTACTACTGCTGAGCAAACCTCCTCCAACCACTAAGGGGCAGTCAAGCATGAAGACAATTTTGGAGACCCTCCCAGATGTTGGTCACACAGTGAAATCTGTAGCACTGGCTTGGGCCCTTACAAGGGCGTATACTGATGTG GTTACCTTAGGTTCATACCCGGAGGAACGATTCAATGAGCCTGCCCCTAAGCAGATGATTGAGAAATTTCAAGCAGAGTTGTCCCACCTCAGTGAAGCAATTACATCAAGAAACTCCCAGCTTGAAGTACCCTACACGTATCTGAACCCTGCTCAGATAGAGAACAGTGTAACTATTTAA
- the LOC117270948 gene encoding hydroperoxide isomerase ALOXE3-like: MAEYKLEVTTGDKQYAGTWDHIYVTLFGTNGQSERTELDNYGFDFSTGTTGTYTIKTSSSLGKLLLVKVEKDPFLFLSEDEWYFSKVVVTTPEGEAILFPCYRWISRGELVELRGGKAMKGFEEDHPLLIDHRKKELTHKKSLYQWKIMAEGLPHINHSDDASELPAEIRYSKSKSTEADNTKTIIGLELKLKGMVGSNEKWESTEDMKKIFWCKKTTMSEYVSEHWKEDNFYGFQFLNGVNPNVIKRCSELPPNFPVTEEMVKPFLAEGTSLQKEMEKGNIFLYDQKKMDGITPRTYNGEPLHVTAGLCLLYMNPEHKLMPIAIQLHQQPSEQNPIFLPSDPETDWLLAKMFIKNADSMDHQAVQHLMNTHFLAEVYTVAALRNFSVIHPLYKLLIPHFRYTLYVNTAGRKTLFGPEGALSISSLGYDGLFELMRRALSETTYSSLCLPENITARGLESIPNFYYRDDGLKLWNIINSFVKAVVEYYYPSDSEVCKDTELQDWISEIFTHGFLGNKASGFPAEFHTVEEVIKFITMVIFTVTVQHAAVNNGQYDYYSWMPNVSLLLHKPPPTNKGQSSMKTILETLPDVGETVSFAALTWLLSDKYTDVVPLGSYPEERFDEPAPKQMIKEFQAELSFLSEAITLRNSQLEVPYTYLNPAEIENSITI; encoded by the exons ATGGCTGAGTACAAGCTAGAGGTGACAACAGGTGACAAGCAATATGCAGGGACATGGGACCACATCTACGTCACCTTATTTGGAACTAATGGGCAGAGTGAGAGAACTGAGTTGGACAACTATGGCTTTGACTTTTCAACTGGGACA ACAGGGACCTACACCATTAAAACCAGTTCATCTCTGGGGAAACTTCTGCTGGTCAAAGTGGAGAAAGACCCGTTTTTGTTTCTCTCAGAAGATGAGTGGTACTTCTCCAAAGTAGTGGTGACGACtccagaaggagaagccattcTTTTCCCCTGTTACAGATGGATCTCCAGGGGAGAACTGGTGGAGCTGAGAGGAGGGAAAG CCATGAAGGGTTTTGAGGAGGACCACCCCCTGTTGATTGACCACCGGAAAAAAGAGCTGACGCATAAAAAGAGCTTGTACCA atgGAAGATTATGGCTGAAGGACTTCCCCACATCAACCATTCTGATGATGCGTCTGAGCTCCCAGCTGAAATCCGCTACTCTAAGTCCAAATCAACTGAAGCAGataatacaaaaacaataat CGGTCTTGAACTGAAGTTGAAGGGGATGGTTGGATCTAATGAAAAGTGGGAAAGCACtgaagacatgaaaaaaatctTCTGGTGCAAAAAGACGACAATGTCAG AGTATGTTTCAGAGCACTGGAAGGAAGACAACTTTTATGGATTCCAGTTTTTGAACGGAGTCAACCCCAATGTGATCAAGCGCTGCTCAGAGCTTCCCCCAAACTTCCCAGTCACAGAGGAGATGGTGAAGCCGTTCCTGGCAGAGGGAACCTCTCTGCAGAAGGAAATGGAG AAAGGCAACATATTCCTCTATGACCAGAAGAAGATGGATGGAATAACCCCCAGAACCTATAACGGTGAACCTCTGCACGTGACTGCTGGTCTCTGTTTACTCTACATGAACCCAGAACACAAACTGATGCCAATAGCAATACAG CTGCACCAACAACCCTCTGAACAGAACCCCATCTTTCTGCCCAGTGACCCAGAGACTGACTGGCTGCTGGCCAAGATGTTCATCAAAAATGCAGATTCCATGGATCATCAAGCAGTTCAACACCTCATGAACACTCACTTTCTGGCTGAGGTCTATACTGTTGCCGCTCTCCGCAACTTCTCTGTGATTCACCCCCTCTATAAG CTGCTGATTCCACACTTCCGATACACTCTCTACGTGAACACTGCAGGCCGCAAAACTCTTTTTGGACCAGAGGGGGCTCTAAGTATA AGCTCACTTGGATATGATGGCCTGTTTGAGCTCATGAGAAGGGCTCTCTCTGAAACAACCTACAGCTCCCTCTGTCTGCCAGAGAACATCACTGCACGAGGACTGGAGTCCATACCCAACTTCTACTACAGAGATGATGGCCTGAAGCTGTGGAACATCATCaacag CTTTGTGAAGGCAGTAGTAGAATACTATTACCCCTCAGACAGTGAGGTGTGTAAAGACACTGAGCTCCAGGATTGGATCAGTGAGATATTCACACATGGCTTCTTAGGAAACAAAGCTTCAG GGTTTCCAGCAGAGTTTCATACTGTCGAGGAGGTGATCAAGTTCATCACCATGGTGATCTTCACAGTGACAGTTCAACATGCTGCAGTAAACAATGGGCAG TATGACTACTACTCCTGGATGCCCAATGTCTCCCTCCTGCTGCACAAACCTCCTCCAACCAATAAGGGGCAGTCAAGCATGAAGACAATTTTGGAGACCCTCCCAGATGTTGGCGAGACAGTCAGCTTTGCAGCTCTGACTTGGCTGCTTTCAGACAAATACACAGATGTT GTTCCCTTGGGTTCATACCCTGAGGAACGCTTCGATGAGCCTGCCCCTAAGCAGATGATTAAGGAATTTCAAGCAGAGCTGTCCTTTCTCAGTGAAGCAATTACATTAAGAAACTCACAGCTTGAAGTACCCTACACATATCTGAACCCCGCTG